A DNA window from Vigna angularis cultivar LongXiaoDou No.4 chromosome 1, ASM1680809v1, whole genome shotgun sequence contains the following coding sequences:
- the LOC108346688 gene encoding MND1-interacting protein 1, with protein MGCTMREKHIRANRRPRSAKPDTDSCDKDAISKSIAESGLKPFRYHTASNDSSPSLNSNPNVEETGWGYCTEEQLEEILLKNLEFIYNEAVSKLVALGYDEDVAVKAMLRNGHCYGGMDALTNILHNSLAYLNSNSDGGGGGGNMDETEPVFSNLRQLEEYSVAALVCLVQQVRPHLSKGDAMWCLLMNDLHVGRASAMDIPVPGTGNPAPASGEGCGNSVGVMGPAFCRFHGGWGFGNGGGLEFPVNGVFSCATEMNLQLQRDIEFPKRFNLSPSMKALLKRNVAMFAAGFRANSKQLQAQAKTISGRSTAHSLDSFAAIGTGDPADQSRGDSQNVDNQDAVNSVLSKFRDLNLDENLELVAEDQKDEVIVTLFHQIKDLEKQVNERKDWAHQKAMQAARKLSSDLTELKMLRMEREETQKLKKGKPALEDTTMKRLSEMENALRKASGQLDLANAAVRRLETENAEMKAEMEASKLSASESVTACLEVAKREKKCLKKLLAWEKQKAKLQQEISGEKQKISETQEMLVQIRQCQQEAEVKWKEELKAKEEALAVVEEERRSKEAAESNNKRRIEALRLKIEIDFQRHKDDLLRLEQELSRLKASVQSAELHHQSSTSPTSDSEGTKPQRETIARLLQQLDNLDDFSDKEVNSNRECIICMKDEVSIVFLPCAHQVMCASCGDEYGRKGKAACPCCRVQIQQRIRVFGASS; from the exons ATGGGTTGCACCATGAGGGAAAAACACATCAGGGCTAATCGGAGACCGCGATCGGCGAAACCGGACACGGATTCTTGCGACAAGGATGCCATATCCAAATCCATAGCCGAGTCTGGTCTCAAGCCCTTCAGATACCATACGGCTTCCAATGATTCTTCCCCAAGCCTAAATTCAAACCCTAATGTGGAGGAAACCGGGTGGGGTTACTGTACAGAGGAGCAATTGGAAGAGATTCTGTTGAAAAACTTGGAGTTTATTTACAATGAAGCTGTCTCGAAGCTTGTTGCGTTGGGTTACGATGAGGATGTTGCTGTTAAGGCCATGCTTCGAAATGGGCATTGTTATGGTGGCATGGATGCGCTGACAAATATTTTGCACAATTCCTTGGCGTATTTAAATAGTAATagtgatggtggtggtggtggtgggaaTATGGATGAGACTGAGCCTGTGTTCTCTAATTTGAGGCAGTTAGAGGAGTACTCTGTGGCCGCTTTGGTGTGTTTGGTTCAACAGGTGAGGCCACATTTGAGCAAAGGTGATGCCATGTGGTGTTTGCTCATGAATGATCTTCATGTTGGGAGGGCTAGTGCAATGGATATTCCTGTGCCAGGCACTGGGAACCCTGCTCCGGCTTCAGGTGAGGGTTGTGGCAATTCGGTTGGTGTTATGGGGCCGGCTTTTTGTAGGTTTCACGGAGGGTGGGGATTTGGAAATGGGGGAGGCTTGGAATTTCCTGTAAATGGGGTATTCTCTTGCGCGACAGAGATGAATTTGCAGCTACAAAGAGACATTGAGTTTCCGAAGAGGTTTAATCTGTCTCCTTCAATGAAGGCCTTATTGAAAAGAAATGTTGCAATGTTTGCTGCTGGTTTTAGGGCAAACTCCAAGCAGTTGCAGGCGCAGGCAAAGACCATTTCTGGGCGGAGTACTGCACATAGTTTGGATTCTTTTGCTGCGATCGGGACAGGAGACCCGGCTGATCAATCTAGAGGAGATTCACAGAATGTCGATAACCAAGATGCTGTGAATTCGGTGCTGAGTAAATTTCGTGATTTGAATCTTGATGAGAATTTGGAGCTTGTGGCGGAAGATCAGAAGGATGAGGTCATAGTCACTTTATTTCATCAGATTAAGGATCTTGAGAAGCAGGTCAATGAGCGAAAAGACTGGGCTCATCAGAAGGCAATGCAGGCAGCTAGAAAGCTAAGTAGTGATCTAACTGAGCTCAAGATGTTGCGGATGGAAAGAGAGGAGACTCAGAAATTGAAGAAAGGGAAACCGGCCCTTGAGGACACAACCATGAAGAGGCTCTCAGAGATGGAGAATGCATTGAGAAAGGCCAGTGGTCAACTGGACCTTGCGAATGCAGCTGTGAGGAGACTAGAAACTGAGAATGCAGAAATGAAAGCAGAGATGGAGGCTTCTAAATTAAGTGCATCAGAGTCAGTGACAGCTTGCTTAGAAGTTGCTAAAAGGgagaaaaaatgtttaaaaaaacttCTAGCTTGGGAAAAACAGAAAGCTAAGCTGCAGCAAGAGATTTCTGGTGAAAAACAGAAGATATCGGAGACACAAGAAATGTTGGTTCAGATTAGACAGTGTCAACAGGAGGCTGAG GTGAAGTGGAAGGAGGAGTTGAAGGCTAAAGAGGAAGCCTTAGCAGTAGTTGAAGAGGAACGGCGCTCTAAGGAAGCAGCTGAATCTAATAATAAGAGGAGGATTGAGGCTTTGCGTCTGAAGATAGAGATAGATTTCCAGCGTCACAAGGATGATCTACTAAGATTGGAACAGGAACTTTCGCGCCTTAAAGCCTCTGTTCAGTCTGCTGAGTTGCATCACCAATCAAGCACTTCACCCACAAGCGACTCTGAGGGCACAAAGCCCCAAAGAGAGACCATTGCTAGGCTGCTTCAACAATTAGATAACCTGGACGATTTTTCAGATAAAGAAGTGAATAGCAACAGAGAATGCATTATATGTATGAAAGACGAAGTCTCCATTGTTTTCTTGCCATGTGCACACCAAGTTATGTGTGCTAGTTGCGGTGATGAGTATGGAAGAAAAGGTAAGGCTGCTTGTCCCTGCTGCAGGGTTCAAATTCAACAGAGAATCCGTGTATTTGGGGCAAGTTCCTAG